The following proteins are co-located in the Paraburkholderia phytofirmans PsJN genome:
- a CDS encoding GntR family transcriptional regulator produces MATTVLGQQPRYMQLAQTLLNEIQGGQFPIGTLLPTEFELCEQFGASRFTVRQAIKQLEQRGLVDRRPGIGTRVKATQSETAYRQVMERLSDLHRYTTDTELEIASTQTVEIDDPDLIERLGAKPGETWLLAEGIRLSPESVEPICHTEVYIHPAFRSLTGLSGRTHVPIYTMIEKQFGEQIAEVQQEIRAVALPAKLAQRLNAKPRSPALWLCRRYLNRRAQVVELTISVHPADRYSYSETFQRDWHAN; encoded by the coding sequence ATGGCCACGACAGTCCTTGGGCAGCAGCCGCGCTACATGCAACTGGCACAGACGCTTCTGAACGAGATTCAGGGCGGGCAGTTTCCCATCGGCACGCTGCTGCCGACCGAGTTCGAGCTGTGCGAGCAGTTCGGCGCCAGTCGCTTCACGGTGCGGCAGGCGATCAAGCAGCTCGAGCAGCGCGGTCTGGTGGACCGGCGGCCCGGCATCGGCACCCGCGTGAAAGCCACGCAAAGCGAGACCGCGTACCGTCAGGTGATGGAGCGCCTGAGCGATCTGCACCGTTATACGACCGATACGGAGTTGGAGATCGCGTCGACGCAGACTGTCGAGATCGACGATCCGGACCTGATCGAGCGGCTCGGCGCAAAGCCGGGCGAAACCTGGCTGCTGGCCGAGGGCATTCGCCTGTCGCCGGAGAGTGTCGAACCGATTTGCCACACCGAGGTGTATATCCACCCCGCGTTTCGCTCGTTGACGGGCCTGAGCGGCCGGACGCACGTGCCGATCTACACGATGATCGAAAAGCAGTTCGGCGAGCAGATCGCCGAGGTGCAGCAGGAAATCCGCGCGGTCGCGCTGCCGGCGAAGCTGGCGCAACGTTTGAACGCGAAGCCGCGTTCGCCCGCGCTGTGGTTGTGCCGCCGCTATCTGAACCGGCGCGCGCAAGTGGTCGAGTTGACGATCAGCGTGCACCCGGCGGATCGCTACAGTTATTCCGAAACATTTCAACGCGACTGGCACGCGAATTAG
- a CDS encoding HpcH/HpaI aldolase/citrate lyase family protein — translation MDARSYLFVPGDRPERFTKALDTNADAVVIDLEDAVAPAAKQAAREGLQRWLSAADVRRLIVRVNAVGTPWHLDDVDMVSASGLSTMMLPKSDSAWQLAEVAARLPSQMRIVALIETVAGVVAMREIAGAPSVMRLAFGTVDFCGDAGIEGLGVELDYVRSQMVIESRYAGLPAPIDGVTLELDDLARLTEHVATARRFGFGGKLCIHPRQVDPVNGGFAPSENERRWASRVLAACREHPEGAFAVDGKLVDRPVIERARRIAEFDALLP, via the coding sequence ATGGACGCACGCAGCTATCTTTTCGTGCCGGGCGATCGCCCCGAGCGCTTCACCAAGGCGCTCGACACAAACGCGGACGCAGTGGTGATCGATCTCGAAGACGCGGTCGCGCCCGCGGCGAAACAAGCTGCGCGCGAGGGCCTGCAACGCTGGCTATCGGCGGCGGACGTTAGGCGGCTGATCGTCCGCGTGAATGCGGTGGGCACGCCGTGGCATCTCGATGACGTGGACATGGTGAGCGCGTCCGGCCTTTCCACGATGATGCTGCCGAAGTCGGACAGCGCATGGCAACTCGCCGAGGTCGCCGCGCGGCTGCCATCGCAGATGCGAATCGTGGCGCTGATCGAAACCGTGGCGGGCGTAGTGGCGATGCGGGAGATTGCCGGTGCGCCGTCGGTCATGCGGCTCGCTTTCGGCACGGTGGATTTTTGCGGCGACGCCGGGATCGAAGGGCTCGGCGTCGAACTGGATTATGTGCGCTCGCAGATGGTGATCGAATCGCGCTATGCGGGTCTGCCCGCGCCGATCGACGGTGTGACACTGGAACTCGACGATCTCGCGCGTCTGACGGAGCATGTCGCCACCGCAAGGCGCTTCGGCTTCGGCGGCAAGCTGTGCATTCACCCACGACAGGTGGACCCGGTCAACGGCGGCTTTGCACCTAGCGAGAACGAGCGACGCTGGGCGTCGCGCGTTCTGGCGGCTTGCCGCGAGCACCCGGAAGGCGCGTTCGCGGTGGACGGCAAACTGGTCGACCGGCCGGTGATCGAACGGGCGCGGCGGATTGCGGAGTTCGATGCGCTCCTGCCCTGA
- a CDS encoding bestrophin-like domain: MSEIDSALVVFVLLLAVTGIGVWVRPLLPEEHKAHETVQLIQLVIGMLVTFAALVLGLMTASAKSSFDTSSNDLRTYAADLIEFDTTLREYGTDTGPARQLLRQYTAAAIASTWPAETPPTGDYPKDIGSPDNSQKLESVRLGDTLTAVGQELRTLRTRDALQQRALDDALKQYRRVVDARWKLIEEAHSSISRPFLTTLTFWLGVIFLSFGLIAPRNALALVTISLGAVSIASAIYVIVDLDTPFTGPIVISSSPMRDALDHLRR, from the coding sequence ATGTCGGAAATAGACTCGGCGCTGGTGGTTTTCGTTCTGCTGCTCGCCGTGACCGGAATCGGTGTGTGGGTGCGCCCCCTTCTGCCCGAGGAGCACAAGGCGCACGAGACAGTGCAGCTGATCCAGCTGGTGATCGGCATGCTGGTGACGTTCGCCGCGCTGGTGCTGGGCTTGATGACCGCGTCCGCGAAATCCAGCTTCGACACCTCGTCGAATGATTTGCGCACCTACGCCGCCGATCTGATCGAGTTCGACACCACCCTGCGCGAATACGGCACGGATACCGGGCCGGCCCGGCAGTTGTTGCGCCAGTACACCGCGGCGGCGATCGCATCGACGTGGCCTGCCGAAACACCGCCTACTGGCGACTATCCGAAAGACATAGGATCGCCGGACAACTCGCAGAAACTGGAGAGCGTGCGGCTCGGCGACACGCTGACTGCCGTGGGCCAGGAGTTGCGAACGTTGCGGACGCGCGACGCGCTACAACAGCGCGCGCTCGACGATGCACTGAAGCAATACCGCCGCGTCGTGGATGCCCGATGGAAGCTCATCGAGGAAGCGCACAGCTCCATTTCCCGACCGTTCCTCACGACATTGACGTTCTGGCTGGGCGTGATCTTTCTGAGTTTCGGCTTGATCGCGCCGCGCAATGCGCTGGCGCTGGTCACGATTTCGCTGGGCGCGGTGTCGATTGCTTCGGCCATCTATGTGATTGTGGATCTGGATACGCCGTTTACAGGGCCGATCGTTATCTCCAGTTCACCGATGAGAGATGCGCTGGATCATTTGAGGCGGTGA
- a CDS encoding methyl-accepting chemotaxis protein — protein sequence MLKNLSIRTCLTLMIVFFGVVLLFGAAAGLLSLRSSNASLRQMYTVDTPAVADLEGSAGQLLRLRLALATYASLVDLNDQDGANAVLKRFDQYQKASNDRLAHYVSRASTDADEQRLIKDMQDKRDTFLREGVEPALAALKAGDKTAFQQVQAHKLPSLYSAYEKAMLTLEQLQLDHGAQRYQDAQDLFYAICIAVAIGMVASLLGSWIGRAVLVRAIVRPVDATIAQFQRIANGDLTGQIVVSSNNEMGRLAAALRKMQESLIATVNSVRQGTESIDTGVSEIAAGNTDLSQRTEEQAASLEETAASIEQLTSTVKQTADNAKQASSLAQGASTLAAQGGDLTEQVVGTMHGIVDDSRRIADIVGVIEGIAFQTNILALNAAVEAARAGEQGRGFAVVASEVRSLAQRSAAAAKEIKGLIDESTARVQAGSQLVQRSGSTMTEIVNAIARVSSIMGEIAAAALEQSTGIDQVNLAVAQMDEVTQQNAALVEQAAAAASSLEEQARRLTSAVSVFRTGGGAASGASFAGRRDGSAATPKTAAAGEFATV from the coding sequence ATGTTGAAAAATCTGTCGATTCGCACCTGCCTCACCCTGATGATCGTGTTCTTCGGCGTCGTGCTGCTGTTCGGCGCCGCCGCCGGCTTGCTGTCGCTGCGCTCGAGCAATGCCTCGCTGCGGCAGATGTACACCGTCGATACGCCGGCCGTCGCCGACCTGGAAGGCAGCGCCGGGCAGTTGCTGCGCCTGCGTCTCGCACTGGCGACGTACGCATCGCTCGTCGACCTGAACGATCAGGACGGCGCGAATGCCGTGCTCAAGCGTTTTGATCAGTACCAGAAAGCTTCCAACGACCGTCTTGCCCACTATGTGAGCCGTGCGAGCACGGACGCCGATGAACAGCGCCTGATCAAGGATATGCAGGACAAGCGTGACACCTTCCTGCGCGAAGGCGTCGAGCCGGCTCTCGCCGCGCTCAAGGCGGGCGACAAGACGGCGTTCCAGCAAGTGCAGGCACACAAGCTGCCGTCGCTCTACAGCGCGTACGAAAAGGCGATGCTCACGCTCGAACAGTTGCAACTCGATCACGGCGCGCAGCGCTACCAGGACGCGCAGGATCTGTTCTATGCGATCTGTATCGCGGTGGCGATCGGCATGGTCGCGTCGCTGCTGGGTTCGTGGATCGGCCGCGCGGTGCTGGTGCGTGCCATTGTCCGCCCGGTCGATGCCACCATCGCGCAGTTTCAGCGCATCGCCAACGGCGACCTGACCGGCCAGATCGTCGTGTCCAGTAACAACGAAATGGGCCGTCTCGCGGCCGCGCTGCGCAAGATGCAGGAATCGCTGATCGCGACGGTGAACTCGGTGCGTCAAGGCACGGAATCTATCGACACCGGAGTGAGCGAGATTGCCGCGGGCAACACCGATCTGTCGCAACGTACCGAGGAACAGGCCGCGTCGCTCGAAGAAACGGCGGCGAGCATCGAACAGCTCACCTCGACGGTCAAGCAGACGGCGGACAACGCGAAGCAGGCGAGTTCGCTTGCGCAGGGCGCATCCACGCTGGCCGCGCAAGGCGGTGATCTGACGGAGCAGGTGGTGGGCACGATGCATGGCATCGTCGACGATTCGCGGCGGATTGCCGACATTGTCGGTGTGATCGAAGGGATCGCGTTTCAGACCAATATTCTGGCGCTGAACGCGGCCGTTGAGGCTGCGCGCGCCGGCGAGCAGGGACGCGGCTTCGCGGTGGTGGCGAGCGAGGTGCGCTCGCTCGCGCAGCGTAGCGCGGCGGCAGCGAAGGAAATCAAAGGCTTGATCGACGAATCGACGGCTCGCGTGCAGGCCGGCTCGCAACTCGTTCAGCGCTCCGGCTCGACGATGACCGAGATCGTCAACGCGATTGCGCGCGTGAGTTCGATTATGGGCGAGATCGCCGCGGCCGCGCTCGAGCAGAGTACCGGCATCGATCAGGTCAATCTCGCGGTCGCGCAGATGGACGAGGTGACGCAGCAGAATGCCGCGCTGGTGGAACAGGCTGCGGCTGCCGCGAGTTCGCTGGAAGAGCAGGCGCGGCGATTGACGTCGGCTGTATCGGTGTTTCGGACCGGGGGCGGTGCGGCGTCTGGGGCTTCGTTTGCCGGGCGGCGCGACGGTTCGGCTGCTACGCCGAAGACGGCCGCTGCAGGCGAGTTCGCGACGGTTTAG
- a CDS encoding c-type cytochrome, producing MNQERVFSLRNPWFTVSVGGTIAIAVVGILIGFIWLPSASNAFGDRSLWATICSAAGAPSSWYGGANLAGPAPSDVVVLPPLRRARADANSIGRGATIATQNCSMCHGVLGTSQVTAPALAGQYADVVYKELRDYQNGVRQNAIMQPIIAARSDQDLHDLAAYYASLPRAPAAQTLPTGVEPDANAVKLAMQGDPQRNIAPCAACHGQLDRKGAAPWLGGQSSIYLAAQMRAFASGARHNDINEQMRNVARQMTPAEIDSVAKYYAAMQ from the coding sequence ATGAATCAGGAACGCGTCTTCAGCTTGCGCAACCCATGGTTCACAGTGAGCGTGGGCGGCACGATTGCGATTGCCGTCGTCGGGATACTAATCGGCTTTATCTGGCTGCCTTCGGCGAGTAACGCGTTCGGCGACCGCAGCCTCTGGGCGACCATCTGCAGCGCGGCGGGGGCGCCGTCGAGCTGGTATGGCGGCGCCAATCTCGCCGGCCCGGCGCCGAGCGACGTCGTGGTCTTGCCACCGTTGCGGCGCGCGCGGGCTGACGCGAATTCGATCGGTCGCGGCGCGACGATCGCGACACAAAATTGCTCGATGTGCCATGGTGTACTCGGCACATCGCAGGTGACCGCGCCGGCATTGGCCGGTCAATATGCCGACGTGGTCTACAAAGAGTTGCGCGACTACCAGAACGGCGTGCGCCAGAACGCGATCATGCAGCCGATCATCGCCGCACGCAGCGATCAGGATCTGCACGATCTGGCGGCTTACTACGCGTCGCTGCCGAGAGCGCCTGCGGCGCAAACGCTGCCGACTGGCGTCGAACCGGATGCGAACGCGGTGAAGCTTGCCATGCAGGGCGATCCGCAGCGCAATATCGCGCCTTGCGCCGCATGTCACGGACAGCTCGACCGCAAGGGCGCGGCGCCGTGGCTGGGCGGACAATCGTCGATCTATCTCGCCGCGCAGATGCGCGCGTTTGCTTCCGGCGCGCGGCATAACGACATCAATGAGCAGATGCGCAATGTGGCACGGCAAATGACGCCTGCCGAAATTGATAGCGTCGCGAAATACTATGCGGCTATGCAGTAG